A genomic stretch from Corynebacterium terpenotabidum Y-11 includes:
- a CDS encoding hydrogen peroxide-inducible genes activator codes for MANKEFRPTVSQLRTFVAIAEHGHFGTAAQRLGISQPSLSQALAALEQGLGVQLIERSTRRVIVTPVGSSLLPDAQAALDGLDAFVSHARGAQGGLVGPMTLGMIPTIAPFLLPTLLRGLPDVAPQLQLRIIEEKTADLLDTLRQGGLDAALVAGPVTVPGTGEMHLFDEEFVLLTPPGHPLAGRRDLTVADLDDLDLLLLDDGHCLRDQILDLCRSASMRRDPSGAVTRAASLTTIIQCVVGGLGCTLVPLSAVAAECDRSGLSMATFAGGAAVAGREVILCHRASSGRTEDFTVIADAVVRAWEEVASRSRDVLDRQLSRG; via the coding sequence ATGGCCAATAAGGAGTTCCGTCCGACCGTCTCCCAGTTGCGGACGTTCGTGGCGATCGCCGAGCATGGGCATTTCGGGACGGCCGCCCAGCGCCTGGGTATTTCCCAACCCTCGCTGTCCCAGGCGCTCGCGGCACTCGAACAGGGGCTCGGCGTCCAGCTCATTGAACGTTCGACCCGGCGCGTCATCGTCACCCCTGTCGGATCCTCACTGCTGCCGGACGCTCAGGCGGCCCTCGACGGTCTCGACGCCTTCGTCAGCCACGCGAGGGGAGCACAGGGCGGCCTCGTCGGCCCGATGACTCTCGGCATGATCCCCACCATTGCACCGTTCCTGTTGCCGACCCTGCTGCGGGGGCTCCCGGACGTCGCACCGCAACTCCAGCTCCGAATCATCGAGGAAAAGACCGCCGACCTGCTCGACACCCTCCGACAGGGCGGGCTTGACGCCGCTCTCGTCGCCGGACCGGTCACCGTCCCCGGCACCGGAGAGATGCATCTTTTCGACGAGGAGTTCGTCCTCCTCACCCCTCCCGGCCATCCCCTCGCCGGACGCCGCGATCTCACGGTCGCCGATCTCGACGACCTCGACCTTCTGCTCCTCGACGACGGCCACTGCCTCCGTGACCAGATCCTGGATCTCTGCCGCAGCGCCTCGATGCGCCGTGACCCCTCCGGGGCGGTGACCCGAGCAGCCAGCCTCACCACCATCATCCAGTGTGTGGTCGGTGGTCTCGGATGCACCCTGGTGCCGTTGTCCGCGGTCGCCGCCGAATGCGACCGTTCCGGACTGTCCATGGCGACCTTCGCCGGAGGAGCCGCTGTCGCCGGTCGGGAAGTCATCCTGTGCCACCGGGCCAGTTCCGGGCGGACCGAGGATTTCACCGTCATCGCCGATGCCGTGGTCCGGGCATGGGAGGAGGTCGCGTCCCGGAGCCGGGACGTCCTTGACCGGCAGCTCAGCCGCGGATGA
- a CDS encoding DEAD/DEAH box helicase has protein sequence MPPTLADQLPDLAEVPASLLDDAVLDSFLAWARDRGITPYPAQEEAATALAAGDNVILATPTGSGKSLVATAAHFIALAHGQRSFYTAPIKALVSEKFFALCEIFGPDKVGMMTGDATVNGRAPIICATAEIVANIALRDGADADIDQVVMDEFHYYSEPDRGWAWQVPLLELGKAQFLLMSATLGDTAWLEKDLAERTDRTSTLVAGTTRPVPLDFHYVYTPVHETVEELLDHGKAPVYLVHFSQREAAERAQALTSLHLLGDKEETVRRKAAIADAIGEFRFSSAFGKTLSGLLRRGIGVHHAGMLPKYRRLVERLAQQGLLTVICGTDTLGVGINVPIRTVVLTGLAKYDGVRHRVLKSREFHQIAGRAGRAGYDTEGTVIVEAPDREIENYRLRQKAGQDPKKLKKLRKKHAPEGRATWSESTFDRLTTAEPEELVSQFRMSNAMLINVIARDQWTYAALKSLLRGNHDTRTRQNREILTTIDLYRGLVRSGIVEEVPADTPSGKDARLTRELQRDFALNQPLSPFALAALELLDPESPTFTLDIISTFEAILDDPGQILTAQQRVRRGEEIAALKAEGVEYTERMALVEEITWDMPLREELDNAYEIFCGSNPWAKDFRLSPKSVVREMIEKAMTFSDLVSTYSLARAEGVVLRYLTDAWRTLSHSVPPEFRTEELEDIIIWLGELVRQVDSSLVDEWAAMSDPDAPVTAEQVAEHAFGVGDASLLSANPRALRRMVRNHMFRHVELFAFEREEQLATLDGYLESPPDWPAEMDAYFDEYDDVSTDTAARSGEMVTIVEGTAGSRAEAVADPRAWTVRQILDDPAGDHGWVFEGVVDLDATDDAGEVRLRQLQIIRG, from the coding sequence GTGCCGCCGACCCTCGCCGACCAGCTTCCGGATCTGGCCGAGGTGCCTGCGTCGTTGCTGGATGACGCCGTGCTCGATTCCTTCCTGGCCTGGGCGAGAGACAGAGGCATCACCCCCTATCCGGCTCAGGAAGAGGCGGCGACGGCCCTGGCCGCAGGGGACAACGTCATCCTTGCGACGCCGACCGGCTCCGGAAAGTCCCTGGTCGCCACGGCAGCCCACTTCATCGCGCTGGCCCACGGTCAACGCAGTTTTTACACGGCGCCGATCAAGGCCCTGGTCAGTGAAAAGTTTTTCGCGCTGTGCGAGATCTTTGGCCCCGACAAGGTGGGGATGATGACGGGCGACGCCACAGTCAACGGTCGCGCCCCGATCATCTGTGCGACCGCGGAGATCGTCGCGAATATCGCGCTGCGCGACGGTGCGGACGCCGACATCGACCAGGTGGTCATGGACGAGTTCCACTACTACTCGGAACCGGACCGCGGCTGGGCATGGCAGGTGCCGCTACTGGAACTGGGCAAGGCCCAGTTCCTGCTGATGAGCGCCACTCTCGGGGACACTGCCTGGTTGGAGAAGGATCTCGCGGAACGGACCGACCGGACAAGTACCCTGGTCGCCGGGACGACCCGCCCGGTCCCGCTGGACTTCCACTACGTGTACACCCCGGTCCATGAGACCGTCGAAGAGCTCCTGGATCACGGCAAGGCTCCCGTCTACCTGGTCCATTTCTCCCAGCGAGAGGCCGCCGAACGTGCCCAGGCACTCACCAGCCTCCACCTCCTGGGGGACAAGGAGGAGACGGTGCGTCGTAAGGCGGCAATCGCTGATGCGATCGGGGAATTCCGGTTCTCCTCGGCGTTCGGGAAAACCCTGTCGGGTCTCCTGCGCAGGGGAATCGGCGTCCACCATGCCGGGATGCTGCCCAAGTACCGTCGCCTGGTCGAACGGCTCGCCCAGCAGGGACTACTCACCGTCATCTGCGGAACAGACACCCTGGGTGTCGGGATCAACGTGCCGATCAGGACCGTGGTACTCACGGGGTTGGCGAAATACGACGGTGTCCGGCACCGCGTCCTGAAGTCCCGCGAGTTCCACCAGATCGCGGGTCGGGCAGGTCGTGCCGGGTACGACACCGAAGGCACGGTCATAGTCGAGGCACCGGACCGCGAGATCGAAAACTACCGTTTGCGGCAGAAGGCCGGCCAGGACCCGAAGAAGCTGAAGAAACTGCGGAAGAAGCACGCCCCGGAGGGTCGGGCGACCTGGTCGGAGTCCACTTTCGACCGGTTGACGACCGCCGAGCCGGAGGAGCTGGTTAGCCAGTTCAGGATGAGCAACGCCATGCTCATCAACGTCATCGCCCGCGACCAGTGGACCTACGCTGCCCTGAAGAGCCTGCTGCGCGGCAACCATGACACGCGCACCCGGCAGAACCGGGAGATCCTCACCACGATCGACCTGTACCGGGGCTTGGTGCGCTCCGGCATCGTCGAGGAGGTTCCCGCGGACACCCCGTCGGGCAAGGACGCCCGGCTGACCCGTGAGCTGCAGCGGGACTTCGCCCTCAACCAGCCCTTGTCCCCCTTCGCGCTGGCCGCCCTGGAACTGCTGGATCCGGAGTCCCCGACGTTCACTCTCGACATCATCAGCACGTTCGAGGCCATTCTCGACGATCCCGGTCAGATCCTCACCGCTCAGCAGCGGGTGCGTCGCGGCGAGGAGATCGCAGCGCTGAAGGCCGAGGGTGTCGAGTACACCGAGCGCATGGCCCTCGTCGAGGAGATCACCTGGGACATGCCTCTGCGTGAGGAACTCGACAATGCCTACGAGATCTTCTGCGGATCGAACCCGTGGGCCAAGGACTTCCGGCTCTCGCCGAAGTCCGTGGTGCGCGAGATGATCGAGAAGGCGATGACCTTCTCCGACCTGGTCTCCACCTATTCGCTGGCCCGGGCCGAAGGGGTGGTTCTGCGGTATCTTACGGACGCCTGGCGCACCCTGTCGCACAGCGTGCCACCGGAGTTCCGCACCGAGGAACTCGAGGACATCATCATCTGGCTCGGAGAGCTGGTCCGCCAGGTCGATTCCTCGCTGGTGGACGAATGGGCGGCGATGTCGGATCCGGACGCGCCGGTGACTGCCGAGCAGGTCGCCGAGCATGCATTCGGCGTCGGCGACGCGTCCCTGTTGTCCGCCAATCCCCGCGCCCTCCGGCGCATGGTACGCAACCACATGTTCCGCCATGTCGAACTCTTCGCCTTCGAGCGCGAGGAGCAGCTCGCCACTCTCGACGGATACCTCGAGAGCCCGCCGGACTGGCCCGCGGAAATGGACGCCTACTTCGACGAATACGACGATGTGTCCACCGACACCGCTGCGCGATCCGGGGAGATGGTGACCATCGTGGAAGGCACGGCGGGTTCCAGGGCGGAGGCGGTCGCCGATCCCCGGGCATGGACGGTCCGGCAGATTCTTGATGACCCGGCCGGGGACCACGGGTGGGTCTTTGAGGGCGTGGTGGACCTCGACGCCACCGATGACGCCGGCGAGGTGCGGCTACGTCAGTTGCAGATCATCCGCGGCTGA
- a CDS encoding DUF4192 domain-containing protein: MTYTPDNSKRLPAIPDATTRRHINLGRDTGALLAAIPTMLGFRPENSMVFLGLSEPGGGTDRPPGLSGTSSEVGPVVRSDLDTAAVVAAVRAMTEATRDRQERKVIIVVIGGGAEPLVARACREFLARGTEPLAGFTVTDLQAGGLWWEIAVRGAGPEEDDHWASGELPDPTASPVLDPQGEPPHFPDQEEFDGLLDPVRVPDELRDTLPGSWRRTMSEGSWNGRTPGDAGGTGDGGDATVAGVGGPAEGLCHTGDVAAVCALVDDLHRHAARKNTTRVIHRLLGLEGVPELLADACFRDDLMPVLVVLSTGPAGRTVRDLLTGIATLARGPLRYRALVLLAVACWCGSGGALANRAARRARVEITRLADRDPAVGPGYASDPGSGRLSLTLDLAHEILDAGETGKPAPFITNLVDLGEHLIALTAAHCPAACQDEFQETLDRILDPGKVTLVRSELARRAER; encoded by the coding sequence ATGACGTACACACCAGACAACAGCAAGAGGCTCCCCGCTATTCCCGACGCCACCACCCGGAGGCACATCAACCTGGGCCGGGACACCGGTGCGCTCTTGGCGGCGATACCGACTATGCTCGGCTTCCGACCGGAGAACTCGATGGTTTTTCTCGGGCTCAGCGAACCCGGTGGGGGAACGGACCGCCCGCCGGGACTGTCGGGGACGTCTTCGGAGGTGGGCCCGGTGGTGAGAAGCGATCTCGACACAGCTGCTGTCGTCGCCGCGGTCCGCGCGATGACCGAGGCCACCAGGGACCGGCAGGAACGGAAGGTGATCATCGTGGTCATCGGTGGGGGCGCTGAACCTCTCGTCGCGCGGGCCTGTCGTGAATTCCTGGCCAGGGGGACGGAACCTCTGGCCGGCTTCACCGTCACCGACCTGCAGGCCGGTGGTCTGTGGTGGGAGATCGCCGTGCGGGGGGCAGGCCCGGAGGAGGACGATCACTGGGCCTCAGGGGAGCTGCCGGACCCGACCGCAAGCCCGGTACTGGACCCGCAGGGAGAGCCGCCGCATTTCCCCGACCAGGAGGAGTTTGACGGCCTGCTCGATCCGGTGCGGGTGCCCGATGAGCTGCGGGATACGCTCCCGGGGAGCTGGCGGCGGACCATGTCGGAGGGATCGTGGAACGGGCGGACGCCAGGGGACGCAGGGGGCACAGGGGACGGTGGGGATGCCACAGTTGCCGGGGTAGGCGGTCCGGCGGAGGGACTGTGCCACACCGGCGATGTGGCGGCGGTCTGTGCGTTGGTCGATGACCTGCACCGGCATGCGGCGCGAAAGAACACCACCCGGGTCATCCACCGGCTACTGGGACTTGAAGGGGTCCCGGAGCTGCTGGCGGACGCCTGTTTTCGGGATGACCTGATGCCGGTGCTGGTGGTCCTGTCCACCGGACCGGCGGGCCGGACGGTACGGGACCTCCTTACTGGCATCGCGACTCTGGCCCGGGGGCCGTTGCGCTACCGTGCGCTAGTCCTGCTTGCCGTGGCGTGCTGGTGCGGTTCCGGCGGAGCACTGGCCAACCGGGCGGCACGCCGCGCCCGCGTGGAAATCACTCGGTTGGCGGATCGGGACCCGGCGGTCGGCCCGGGATATGCGTCGGATCCGGGGAGCGGACGATTGTCGCTCACCCTTGATCTGGCCCACGAGATCCTGGATGCCGGGGAGACCGGGAAGCCAGCGCCATTCATCACGAACCTGGTGGATCTCGGTGAACATCTCATCGCACTGACGGCCGCGCACTGTCCCGCGGCATGCCAGGACGAATTCCAGGAGACACTTGACCGGATTCTCGATCCGGGGAAGGTCACCCTCGTGCGAAGTGAGCTCGCCCGCCGAGCTGAGAGGTGA
- a CDS encoding PAC2 family protein → MENHLYELEYPAPGNGVSADGDLVMIIALQGYADAGQGVHQAGQHLLQALEHRPVATFDVDSLIDYRSRRPGITIDRSRLVDSEQLSLSLHRIEDSAGTPFLLLEGPEPDLRWNAFSRAVAELATRLGVDRVIALYSAPMTVPHTRPLVISAHSSDPALVADLQRWESRMIIPGAAALNIELSLSRAGTDTVGLTAHVPHYIAASDYPEATYGLLHTVEQVGDLQLPLRALQTDMEKVRTQLAEQVESSGEIATVVAALERQYDNEMARLRQQRENTLLAPGQEVPSGEELGAEFERFLAGMTGDGEDGEATDGPADGPADDC, encoded by the coding sequence ATGGAGAACCACCTGTACGAACTCGAGTACCCTGCCCCCGGCAACGGGGTGTCGGCGGATGGCGATCTGGTGATGATCATCGCACTCCAGGGCTATGCTGATGCAGGTCAGGGCGTCCATCAGGCCGGCCAGCACCTGCTGCAGGCCCTGGAACACCGTCCAGTCGCGACCTTTGACGTGGACTCGCTCATCGACTACCGCTCCCGTCGCCCCGGGATCACCATCGACCGCAGTCGGCTCGTCGACTCGGAACAGCTTTCGCTGTCCCTGCACCGGATCGAGGATTCCGCCGGAACCCCGTTCCTGCTGCTCGAAGGGCCCGAGCCTGATCTCCGGTGGAACGCCTTCAGCAGGGCTGTGGCAGAACTCGCCACGCGGCTCGGGGTGGACCGCGTCATCGCCTTGTATTCGGCGCCGATGACCGTTCCCCACACCCGTCCCCTGGTGATCTCCGCCCACTCTTCGGACCCCGCACTTGTCGCCGATCTGCAGCGGTGGGAGTCCAGGATGATCATTCCGGGTGCCGCAGCCCTCAACATCGAGTTGTCACTGTCCCGGGCGGGAACGGACACCGTGGGGCTCACCGCCCATGTTCCCCACTACATCGCGGCATCAGACTATCCGGAAGCCACCTACGGGCTGCTGCACACTGTAGAACAGGTCGGCGACCTCCAGCTTCCCCTGCGGGCGCTGCAGACCGACATGGAGAAGGTCCGTACGCAGCTCGCCGAACAGGTCGAGAGCTCCGGGGAGATCGCCACGGTGGTCGCGGCCCTGGAACGTCAGTACGACAATGAGATGGCCAGGTTGCGGCAGCAACGGGAGAACACGCTCCTCGCCCCGGGCCAGGAGGTGCCCTCCGGTGAGGAACTCGGGGCCGAGTTCGAGCGTTTCCTGGCCGGGATGACCGGTGACGGAGAGGACGGGGAGGCCACCGACGGACCGGCCGACGGACCGGCCGACGACTGCTAG
- a CDS encoding carboxymuconolactone decarboxylase family protein yields the protein MSIDNLKNGLPEYAKDLKLNLGSLARSTELSEQQLWGTFVATAAATRNDQVISEISEEAKTHLSDEAYNAALAAASIMAMNNVAYRGRAWLGDDYTQVRMGLRMNVISKPGIEKADFELFSLAVSTINGCEHCTIAHEKTVREEGLTKEQVFESVKIAATVAGVAQALQIADAI from the coding sequence ATGTCGATCGACAACCTCAAGAACGGTCTCCCCGAGTACGCCAAGGATCTGAAGCTGAACCTCGGTAGCCTCGCTCGGTCCACCGAACTGTCCGAGCAGCAGCTGTGGGGCACCTTCGTCGCCACCGCAGCCGCCACCCGAAACGACCAGGTCATCTCGGAGATCTCCGAAGAAGCGAAGACCCACCTGTCGGACGAGGCCTACAACGCTGCCCTCGCCGCCGCGTCGATCATGGCGATGAACAACGTCGCCTACCGCGGCCGTGCCTGGCTCGGGGACGACTACACCCAGGTCCGCATGGGCCTGCGGATGAACGTCATCTCCAAGCCCGGTATCGAGAAGGCCGACTTCGAGCTTTTCTCCCTCGCCGTCTCCACCATCAACGGTTGTGAGCACTGCACCATCGCCCACGAGAAGACCGTGCGCGAAGAGGGTCTCACCAAGGAGCAGGTCTTCGAGTCCGTCAAGATCGCCGCTACCGTCGCTGGTGTCGCCCAGGCGCTGCAGATCGCGGACGCCATCTAG
- a CDS encoding peroxiredoxin, whose translation MSILTVGDQFPEFNLTALKGGDLHEANAQQPEDYFEDVNLAKYEGKWKVVFFYPKDFTFVCPTEIAAFGKLDDEFQDRDTQILGGSTDNEFAHFNWRATHPELKTVPFPMFADVRHDLIRALGVENASGVADRATFIVDPDNVIQFVSVTPDAVGRNVDEVLRVLDALQSEEVCACNWQANDPTKNINKMDVVQEALH comes from the coding sequence GTGTCCATTCTCACCGTCGGTGACCAGTTCCCTGAATTCAATCTCACCGCCCTCAAGGGCGGCGACCTGCACGAGGCCAACGCCCAGCAGCCGGAGGACTACTTCGAGGACGTCAACCTCGCCAAGTACGAGGGCAAGTGGAAGGTCGTCTTCTTCTACCCGAAGGACTTCACCTTCGTCTGCCCGACGGAGATCGCCGCTTTCGGCAAGCTCGACGACGAGTTCCAGGACCGTGACACCCAGATCCTCGGCGGCTCCACTGACAACGAGTTCGCCCACTTCAACTGGCGTGCCACCCACCCGGAGCTGAAGACCGTCCCCTTCCCGATGTTCGCTGACGTCCGTCACGACCTCATCCGCGCCCTCGGCGTGGAGAACGCCTCCGGTGTCGCCGACCGCGCGACCTTCATCGTCGACCCCGACAACGTGATCCAGTTCGTCTCCGTCACCCCGGACGCCGTCGGCCGCAACGTCGACGAGGTCCTCCGTGTCCTCGACGCCCTGCAGTCCGAAGAGGTCTGCGCCTGCAACTGGCAGGCCAATGACCCGACCAAGAACATCAACAAGATGGACGTCGTCCAGGAGGCTCTGCACTAA